The genomic stretch TCAACTCCTGAACATCGCTTTTGATCCTGCCACAGCCATGCCCATCAAGATCGAGGCACTCAATACCTGTGCTGACCTAATTAGAGGCAACGCTCGTCTACAAGAAGGATTTGCCCAGGAACAGGTCAGGCCAATAGTTGAATCCGCCACAAACGGTCTTGTCTCTCCCAACAGTGTGGCTTCGGTATACGTTATCGAAGCGCTCCTCAATCTCGTCCTCTCCCCAGCCCCAAATGAACTCTTTGACTTGCGTAATGCTGGATGCGAGTGCATCAAAGCCTACTTCTACAACCATGTACAGATCCAAGAACATTTCCTGAACCGAGCCATAGGAGGCCATGAAGGTGGTGACGAAACAGCAAATGCTCTGACCATCCTCATGGGCGGACCACAAGTTCCTCCCACCGGCGACCCCTACAGAATCTGGTTCGCAGCCAATCTCATTTACCACCTCATCTTCGACGACTATCAAGCAAAGGAGACCTTGATGCAAGTCAAAGAAGGAGATGCCGAAAGCGGTGAAGAGGTCGTCACGTGCATACAGACTCTTACCGCAAATCTCATCGCAAGTCTACAACTCGGTGAGGATGAACGCATATCAATCGCATATCTTATGCTTTTGCTAGGCTGGCTGTTTGAGGATGCTGCCGCAGTAGATGACTTTCTGGCCGAGGCGAGTAGCTTGCAAAGTTTGGTACAGGCCGTTTTGACACCTGGCGAAGATCGAGTCTTGATTCGCGGTCTCTGTGCAGCACTACTGGGTGTTGTGTACGAGTTCTCAACAAGGGACTCACCTGTGCCACGACGGGAGCTTCAACCGGTTCTGACATCAAAGCTCGGCCGCGACAAGTACCTCGACGCTATCACGGGACTTCGACATCATCCGCTTGTGCGCGACTTTGAGGTCCTCCCACGTAACAgtggcagtggtggcagcTTGCCTGATGTCTTTTTCGATGAAGCTTTCATTGATTTCCTCAAGGATAACTTTAGTCGCTTATCTCGAGCGATCGACCGCAATCCCAACATAGAACAGCATCATTCGCATGATGGTGTTGACCGGGATGTAGTTGATGCACTGCGCGGCGAAAGAGACGAGAAGGAGCAGACCATACAAGAGCTCAAGGCACAGTTGATGACCCTGGAACAGAAGATCGACCAGGAGCAGGCTGAGCATCGCAAAACTCAGCAATCAGCCGAAGAACAACGCAGCACACTCAAGCGTATCAACGATAAGCTACATGAGGATCTTGACAAAGAAGTCGCAAAAAGAGACCGCGAGTTCCGACAGGCCATGTTAGAGACGGAGAACAGATATAACCTACAGATCGTGGCACTCAACAACAAGGTCCAACAAGCGAGCAAAGATGCCAATCTTGCCGTCTCCAAGGTCCGGCAAGAATACGACGAACAGCTGCACGGTTCGAACAGGGCACGTGATGAGCTAGAGAAGCGACTGGCTGTTTCAGACAAAGCTCGTCAAGAGGCAGTGGCAACAATTCGTAGCCTAGAGGAAATGCTGCAACAAACGCGCATTGAAGTGGCTACCATTACGGAAACTCTAAGTAATGCACAGTCACATGTACAGAACAGCGAGGCGCAGCTGAAGCAGCTTCAAGAAGAAAAAGAATCACAGATACAACTACTCagagaagagaaggaagCGCAACTCAAGCAGTCCAAATTGGAGAAGGATAATCTCCAGTCGACCATCGACAAACTCAAAGAAGAGGTCCAAGAGCTCAAGACAAAAGCGCAAGACCAGATATGGAAGGTCAAGGACGCAGAAGAGAAGCTGCGCAAAGCCGAAGCGGCAGCAGTCACCAAGTCGGCCAAAGAAAAGGCAATCACGGATCTCCAGGAGAAGCTACGTAAAGCGGTTGAGAGCGAGAAGGAAAAGACTACTGAGCTTGAGGATTTGATTTTGGTACTCAGTGATCTTGAGGAGAAGAGGAGCAAGGACAAGGTATGTTGGTGTCGTCTATGTTATTGAAGCCCATGCTAACGTTTATAGGAACGTCTCAAAGCCCTTGGAGAAGAGGTCTCCGATGAcgaggatgaagacgacgaagatgatgaagatgaagaagaagaagaaaatgacgatgaagaggaagatgACAAGTAGGACATCGTTGCTCATACAGTCCTACCGTCGCCAGTGGTCAGCAAAGATCTGATGCCAATAAATATCACATGGCCAAATATCTCAAACAGCCAACATACGTCTATCCACTTCTTAATCCTACATATCAAAGCTACACTAAGTACCTATTGTGTCGACCAATATGGACCCTCCTCGCTCAAGCTCAGGAATGCAAAACCAACTCCCCATCTCGATCTCATTGTACTACCCACTATCCCACTTCCGTCATCTTCCCCACAACGTGCCAACCTCACATTCTTGTGCAACCTCCCTAACCGACATGCGTCCTCAACAAAGCCTACCTCTCGCGCTGAAAACGGCAACCATCACAACATCACGCAACAGCAAGCAGCGAAGAGCGCCCTGAACAAAGGACACAGAAAATGGTCGCAAGCAGTACTGCTGGATCCATCATGCTCGTCCATG from Pyrenophora tritici-repentis strain M4 chromosome 1, whole genome shotgun sequence encodes the following:
- a CDS encoding Smc, Chromosome segregation ATPase codes for the protein MIHADGGLTQGGMVVQDCLNLLAALIRSNVSNQTNIREMGHVARFAALLPGGKKPKKARTAAEQEDDWVSPQSDKNIWGLLAIMRMFLVKGNPGTLQNQNVFQQNGLVRQLLNIAFDPATAMPIKIEALNTCADLIRGNARLQEGFAQEQVRPIVESATNGLVSPNSVASVYVIEALLNLVLSPAPNELFDLRNAGCECIKAYFYNHVQIQEHFLNRAIGGHEGGDETANALTILMGGPQVPPTGDPYRIWFAANLIYHLIFDDYQAKETLMQVKEGDAESGEEVVTCIQTLTANLIASLQLGEDERISIAYLMLLLGWLFEDAAAVDDFLAEASSLQSLVQAVLTPGEDRVLIRGLCAALLGVVYEFSTRDSPVPRRELQPVLTSKLGRDKYLDAITGLRHHPLVRDFEVLPRNSGSGGSLPDVFFDEAFIDFLKDNFSRLSRAIDRNPNIEQHHSHDGVDRDVVDALRGERDEKEQTIQELKAQLMTLEQKIDQEQAEHRKTQQSAEEQRSTLKRINDKLHEDLDKEVAKRDREFRQAMLETENRYNLQIVALNNKVQQASKDANLAVSKVRQEYDEQLHGSNRARDELEKRLAVSDKARQEAVATIRSLEEMLQQTRIEVATITETLSNAQSHVQNSEAQLKQLQEEKESQIQLLREEKEAQLKQSKLEKDNLQSTIDKLKEEVQELKTKAQDQIWKVKDAEEKLRKAEAAAVTKSAKEKAITDLQEKLRKAVESEKEKTTELEDLILVLSDLEEKRSKDKVCWCRLCY